CGCCGGCCAACTTTACATTCAATGCAGATGGAGTGGATTACACCACAGTGGGCGATATGGCATCCCTTGGGCAGACCTATAATGAGACAAAGGCAAAGGAATACCGTGACCTGGCAAAGACGGAGCTTACGGCTGAGGGTGTTACCTTCCCGGTAAAGGTTCTGATGCCCTATAACCCTTCCGAAGTCAACTGGGATAAGGAATGCCAGGTGGTGGAACAGCAGATGGAAAGCCTGCTTGGCACGGACTTTATTGATATCATTGTGGAGGCCGGTCCTGCGGATGGATTCTTAACGGAAGTGCGCCGAAACGGCAAGTTTGCATTGATGAAATGTAACTGGGGAGCTGATTATGCAGATCCGGAAACCTGGACCGATCCATTCTACCAGGCAAAGGGCGAGGATGGATACGACCCTGGATATAAGTATGGAAATATTGCAAAGGCCATTGAGGAGGGGACCCCTTCCGCCGATGCGGCGGTGGAGTACTTTACTCTGGTAGAGGCAGCAAAGGATATCAAGGTGGATATCAACGCCCGCTATGAGGCATTTGCCAAGGCGGAAGCGAGTCTGGTAAACCATGCATTTGTACTGCCTTTCAGCATTTCAGTCAGCAAATATGTAGCCAGCAAGCTGGATGTATTTGAAGGCCAGTATGCACCTTTTGGCGTATCAAACTTAAGGTATAAAGGCCAGCATCTTCTGGACAATTACGTTTCCATGGATGAGTTTAAGGCTAACAGGGAAGCAAACGGGAAGTAATTCCTTGCAGCAGGCGAAGGAGCATGACTCATTGCCTGAAGAAATAAACGGCAGGTATATACGCCGGACCATTGGCTCAGAAGCTTATGGTCCGGCGGAAAAATACCGTCTGAAAAGGATGTGCCGGAGTTACGTCTTCTTCCGAGGGTATTTTTAAAAGAAAACACAAAGGAGCCGAGAAACAGATGTTAAAGTATTTAGGTAAACGAATCGCACGTTCATTTCTTACGCTGATCATCATCCTGACAGTGGTGTTCTGTCTGCTTCGTCTGATGCCTATTGAGGGATATTTCCAGAATTTTGATAAGATGACTCCTCAGCAGATCCAGGTGGGATTAAAGGAGATGGGTCTTACGGATCCTCTGCCGGTTCAGGTGATCCGCTTCTTTAAAGACCTTCTTCACGGGAATCTGGGCGTGTCCAGGATTTACCGATCCAATGTTCCTGTGTCAGATATTTTAAAGGATAAGCTCCCTGTTTCTGTTAAACTGGGGATCTGGTCCATGGCGATCTCTCTTCTTGTAGGGCTTCCCATGGGTGCCCTGATGGCCAGGTATAAATACAGGTGGTTCGATAAGATCGGAACTTTGTTTATTGTATGCATTCAGGCAGTTCCGGCTGCTGTTTATTTTCTGTATATCCAGCTTTACGGCACCAGGCTGTTGGGGGTGGGATTGTTATTCCAGATCAATGATCCGAAATACTGGGTTCTTCCGGTTCTATCCATGTCCCTTGGAAACATCGCCTTTTACGGCATGTGGCTGAGACGGTATATGGTGGATGAAAGCAATAAGGATTATGTGAAATTAGCGAAGGCAAAGGGGATGTCAGAGGGCGGAGTCATGTTTAAGCATATTTTCCGCAATGCCTTCGTTCCTTTGGCCCAGTATATTCCCACCGCATTTTTAAATACTGTGATCGGATCCATTTACATTGAATCCCTGTACAGCATACCGGGAATGGGAGGACTTCTTGTTACGGTGATTAAAAAGCACGATAATACCATGGTGCAGGGCATTGTCCTGCTCTATGCCTGCGTAGGCGTTATGGGGCTTTTACTGGGTGACCTTCTCATGGTATTATTGGATCCCAGGATCAGTCTGGGAAAGAAAGAAGGTGACAGATGATGAAGCAGTTCTCTTACCGTCATACAAAGGAAGCGGAATTCATGGAAACCATGGAGGAAGGAGCGTTGTTTTCTTTTGCAGGCTTTAACGAAAGGGAGGCGGAGAAAACAGGATACAGCAATTATTCCTACTGGTACAGCACCTTCCGCGCCTTTTTAAAGAACAGGGGAGCCTTTGTTCTTCTGGTGCTTTTGATTCTTCTCCTGGCATTTACATTTGCCCAGCCCTATCTGCCGGGACAGTATGATCCCAATATGATCATCAATGATGCAAAGGGGATGCAGTATCGCAATGTTCCTCCGGGAAAAGATTTTATTCTGGGAACCAATTCCATTGGACAGGATCTCTGGGCAAGGATCTGGGCGGGAACCAGGACCTCCTTGATCATCGGCCTGTCCGTGGCTTTAGCGGAGGCGGTCATCGGCATAACCGTGGGCGTGATCTGGGGATATGTGAGAAAGGCGGATTTCATTCTCACGGAAATTTATAATATCATTGACAACATTCCAAATACCATTGTTCTGATTTTGATCTCTTATATTTTAAAGCCCAGTGTGAAGACTCTGGTGTTTGCCATGTGCCTGACCGGCTGGATTCAGATGGCCAGGTTCATCAGGAATCAGATCCTTATTATCCGGGACAGGGATTATAATGTTGCCAGCCGGTGTCTTGGGACTCCTGTCAGCCGGATTATTTTAAAAAACCTGCTTCCTTATCTGGTGTCGGTGATCATGCTGCGCATGGCATTGACCATTCCGGCTGCCATTGGAAATGAAGTATTTATTACATACATTGGTTTGGGACTTCCGGTAAATATTCCCAGTCTCGGCAATCTGATCAACGAGGGACGGGCTTTGATCACCACCCCTGCTTTGCGTTACCAGCTGGTTTACCCAACTATTATTCTATCCTTTGTCACCATATCGTTTTATATCATCGGCAATGCCTTTTCGGATGCCGCTGATCCCAAGAATCACATGTAAGGAGGGACAGCATGAATCAGGAGAAGATTTTAGAGGTAAACGATCTGGACATTAAATTTGAATTAAGAGGAAAAACCCTCCATGCCATACGGGGGATTTCCCTGGATTTATATAAGGGAGAGATTCTGGCTATTGTAGGAGAATCGGGAAGCGGAAAGTCTGTTTTCACCAAATCTTTTATGGGACTTTTGGAGAGAAATGGATATGTGGATGGCGGAAAGGCTGTTTATTACGGGGCTGAGGACAGTGGGGAAATTGAATTAACAGCCGTAAAGAGGGAGAAGGACTGGTTAAAGATACGGGGGCGTGAGATTGCAATGATCATGCAGGATCCCATGACCAGCTTAAATCCCTTAAAAACCATTGGGGTTCAGATCATGGAAGCGGTGCTGCTTCACCAGAAGGTGGGGCGTTTGGAAGCGAAGAAACGGACCCTTAAATATTTAACTGATGTGGGAATTCAGGACCCGGAACAAAGATTTAGCCAGTATCCTCACGAATTTTCCGGTGGGATGCGCCAGCGGGTAGTGATCGCCATTGCCATTGCATGCAATCCCCAGATCCTTATTTGTGATGAACCGACTACGGCTCTTGACGTGACCATACAGGCCCAGATCCTGGACCTGCTTAAGGAACTGCGGCACAAATACAGGCTTTCGGTAATTTTAATCACCCATGACCTGGGGGTGGTGGCCAACATCGCAGACAGGGTGGCTGTCATGTACGCCGGGGATATTGTGGAGATCGGGACCTGTGAAGATATTTTTTATGATGCAAGGCATCCTTATACCTGGGCTTTGCTTTCCTCTCTGCCTCAGGTAGGGGTAAAGGGAACGGATCTTTTTTCCATTCCCGGAACGCCTCCCAATCTTTATGCAGAGATAAAGGGAGATGCTTTTGCGCCCCGCAATCCTCAGGCTCTTAAAATCGATTTTGTAAAAAGCCCCCCTTATTTTCAAGTATCGCCCACCCATAAGGCGAAGACCTGGCTGTTGGATCCCAGGGCACCTAAGGCAGACCCGCCGCCTGTCATCAGAAAAATCAGGAACGGAGGGCTGTTTTGATGGAACGTGAAGTACTGCTTGATGTAAGGAACTTGGATGTGACCTTTGGAGAGCGCAGAAAGAAATATGAAGCGGTAAAAAAGGTGAATTTTAAAATATACAAAGGCGAAACCTTTGGGCTGGTAGGGGAATCGGGGTCAGGGAAAACAACCATTGGCCGTGCGATCATGAGGATCGTTCCAAGCTGCGGAGGAGATATTCTTTACAAAGGGGAAAAGATCAATGGAAAGATCCCGGCGGAGCTGGACCGGAAGGTCATTAAAGAAATACAGATGATCTTTCAGGATCCCCAGGCTTCCTTAAATGAAAGGGCAAAGGTGGATTATATCATCAGCGAAGGCCTGATGAACATGGAAAAAGGATTAGGGGATAGGGAACGGAAAAAACGGGTGGACCAGGCCCTTCTTGATGTTGGGCTTCTTCCGGAATTTGCAAGCCGTTTCCCCCATGAGTTTTCCGGAGGGCAGAGGCAGAGAATCGGAATTGCCAGATCCCTTATCATGAACCCGGATTTTATCATTGCTGACGAGCCGATTTCTGCCCTGGATGTATCCGTCCGGGCCCAGGTTTTAAACCTTCTTGGAGATATGAAGAAAAAACGGCAGATCACCTATCTTTTTATTGCTCACGACTTATCTGTCATGAGGTTTATCACGGACCGGATCGCAGTGATCCGCAAAGGTGAGATCGTGGAAATGGCGGAAACGGAGGAGCTGATCACCCATGCCCTCCATCCTTATACCAGGGCCCTGCTTTCCGCAATCCCCATGCCTGATCCGAAGCATGAGAAGGAAAAAAAGCTTCTGGTCTACGATCCTTCTATTCACGATTACTCATGGGAAAAGTCATTCTGGAGGGAAATAAGGCCGGATCATTTCGTGCTGGCAAACCGGAAGGAAGCGGAAGAATATAAAAAATTGTACTGAGATTGAATAAGGCGTTATCCGGGAGAAATGCTCATTTGGGGATTCTTCCGGATAATGCCTTATTTTTCAGTTTCATTGACATTCCATTTATCTGACCATATAATAATGAAAAATACGGTATTTACCAGTAAGCTTATAGGTGTGAATGGTTTCCGGAAAGCGTTTTATGTGTGAAGTCTGGTCTGTGATCAGAAGGTAAGCAAAAACTGTTTGGACTGCACTGCAAGGGTCCATGAAGTGCCGGAAGGAATATAACAGGAAGGACAGGAATAAATGGCCATGGAATCTTATGGAATTGTAAATATACCGGTTGCCGCCATTTGGGAAGGCAGGTCGGAGATAAAAGAGAACAGCTTAGGAGAAACGGTGTCAGCTATTTCAGATGAAGGGCTGTATGGAATGGGGCTTTTGATAACCGGGGCGGAGGAGCAGGGATTTTATCCGGTGCGGACTTTTTACGGCTATTCCGGTTTTATAAAGAAAGA
The nucleotide sequence above comes from Lacrimispora sp. BS-2. Encoded proteins:
- a CDS encoding ATP-binding cassette domain-containing protein, translating into MEREVLLDVRNLDVTFGERRKKYEAVKKVNFKIYKGETFGLVGESGSGKTTIGRAIMRIVPSCGGDILYKGEKINGKIPAELDRKVIKEIQMIFQDPQASLNERAKVDYIISEGLMNMEKGLGDRERKKRVDQALLDVGLLPEFASRFPHEFSGGQRQRIGIARSLIMNPDFIIADEPISALDVSVRAQVLNLLGDMKKKRQITYLFIAHDLSVMRFITDRIAVIRKGEIVEMAETEELITHALHPYTRALLSAIPMPDPKHEKEKKLLVYDPSIHDYSWEKSFWREIRPDHFVLANRKEAEEYKKLY
- a CDS encoding ABC transporter permease — translated: MMKQFSYRHTKEAEFMETMEEGALFSFAGFNEREAEKTGYSNYSYWYSTFRAFLKNRGAFVLLVLLILLLAFTFAQPYLPGQYDPNMIINDAKGMQYRNVPPGKDFILGTNSIGQDLWARIWAGTRTSLIIGLSVALAEAVIGITVGVIWGYVRKADFILTEIYNIIDNIPNTIVLILISYILKPSVKTLVFAMCLTGWIQMARFIRNQILIIRDRDYNVASRCLGTPVSRIILKNLLPYLVSVIMLRMALTIPAAIGNEVFITYIGLGLPVNIPSLGNLINEGRALITTPALRYQLVYPTIILSFVTISFYIIGNAFSDAADPKNHM
- a CDS encoding ABC transporter permease, which codes for MLKYLGKRIARSFLTLIIILTVVFCLLRLMPIEGYFQNFDKMTPQQIQVGLKEMGLTDPLPVQVIRFFKDLLHGNLGVSRIYRSNVPVSDILKDKLPVSVKLGIWSMAISLLVGLPMGALMARYKYRWFDKIGTLFIVCIQAVPAAVYFLYIQLYGTRLLGVGLLFQINDPKYWVLPVLSMSLGNIAFYGMWLRRYMVDESNKDYVKLAKAKGMSEGGVMFKHIFRNAFVPLAQYIPTAFLNTVIGSIYIESLYSIPGMGGLLVTVIKKHDNTMVQGIVLLYACVGVMGLLLGDLLMVLLDPRISLGKKEGDR
- a CDS encoding ABC transporter ATP-binding protein, translated to MNQEKILEVNDLDIKFELRGKTLHAIRGISLDLYKGEILAIVGESGSGKSVFTKSFMGLLERNGYVDGGKAVYYGAEDSGEIELTAVKREKDWLKIRGREIAMIMQDPMTSLNPLKTIGVQIMEAVLLHQKVGRLEAKKRTLKYLTDVGIQDPEQRFSQYPHEFSGGMRQRVVIAIAIACNPQILICDEPTTALDVTIQAQILDLLKELRHKYRLSVILITHDLGVVANIADRVAVMYAGDIVEIGTCEDIFYDARHPYTWALLSSLPQVGVKGTDLFSIPGTPPNLYAEIKGDAFAPRNPQALKIDFVKSPPYFQVSPTHKAKTWLLDPRAPKADPPPVIRKIRNGGLF